A genomic segment from Leptolyngbya boryana PCC 6306 encodes:
- a CDS encoding response regulator transcription factor, producing MPTPILTESAPISPKLTLGRILVVEDEDLIRDTIALTLSDEGYEVTTAVDGQQALARLQAAMNADRSSETALPDLIILDLMLPYINGLDICRWMRREGSSVPILILSAKGSEMDRVVGLEVGADDYLTKPFGMRELVARCRALLRRHQQFQPAQTEPTLQYQEVTIYPQECRVTVRGEVVNFSPKEFKLLELFLRHPKRVWSRDQLLEKIWGHDFIGESKTVDVHIRWIREKLEIDPSNPQYLITVRGFGYRFG from the coding sequence ATGCCGACCCCGATTCTGACCGAATCCGCACCCATCTCACCCAAGCTTACGCTCGGACGCATTTTGGTTGTCGAAGACGAAGATTTAATTCGAGATACGATCGCGCTCACCCTTTCTGATGAAGGCTACGAAGTAACGACTGCTGTAGATGGGCAACAAGCATTAGCGCGATTACAAGCGGCGATGAATGCAGACCGTAGCAGCGAGACGGCTCTGCCTGACTTGATTATTTTGGATTTAATGCTGCCTTATATCAACGGATTAGATATTTGTCGTTGGATGCGACGCGAAGGCAGCAGCGTTCCCATTCTCATCCTCAGTGCCAAAGGCAGCGAGATGGATCGCGTTGTCGGACTCGAAGTCGGCGCGGATGACTATCTGACCAAGCCTTTTGGCATGCGGGAATTAGTCGCGCGCTGCCGTGCGCTCCTGCGTCGTCACCAGCAATTTCAGCCCGCTCAGACTGAGCCGACTCTGCAATATCAGGAAGTCACAATCTATCCGCAGGAATGCCGGGTGACCGTGCGTGGTGAAGTCGTGAACTTCTCTCCCAAAGAATTCAAACTGCTCGAACTGTTTCTGCGTCACCCCAAACGAGTTTGGTCACGAGATCAACTGCTCGAAAAAATCTGGGGACACGATTTTATTGGGGAAAGTAAAACAGTTGATGTTCATATTCGTTGGATTAGAGAAAAGCTAGAAATTGATCCGAGTAATCCGCAGTATTTAATCACAGTCAGAGGCTTTGGGTATCGATTCGGTTAA
- a CDS encoding sensor histidine kinase yields the protein MSVFWFLAGLAIGILPLTIYRSHLSSRIDQLAKTLPPDEASVDLSIMSRLSMRLAHDQAQTEKLERKLEVWKQILYLAPIGYLQVDEENQLIWCNSAAVQLLGINQGDDYAPRLLLELVRSYELDALIEKAREKGQPHQREWRFYPASADAENLSQARSTPLRGLAFPLQGGEVGVFLEDRQEAVTLSQQRDRWTSDVAHELKTPLTSIRLVAETLQSRIDPPNRQWVDRLLNETLRLSRLVQDLLDLSQLDLNPAQRLKLKQTDLVTLINAAWQSLEPIASEKQVQFYYSGLASVIVRADEARMHRVFLNLLDNSLKYSPNKGIIRIETSVNDQSVSPQIQVDLVDAGAGFPEDAIPHIFERFYRADPSRVRSTQGREAMQPTSGSGLGLAIVRQIIEAHQGTVRAQNHPETGGAWVQVILPYERTS from the coding sequence GTGTCTGTTTTCTGGTTTCTGGCTGGACTTGCGATCGGAATTCTGCCACTGACGATTTACCGGAGTCATCTTAGTTCTCGCATTGACCAGTTGGCAAAGACGCTGCCGCCGGATGAGGCAAGCGTGGACTTATCGATCATGTCTCGATTGTCCATGCGGCTTGCACATGATCAAGCTCAGACGGAAAAACTCGAACGCAAACTGGAAGTTTGGAAGCAGATTCTTTACCTGGCTCCCATCGGCTACTTGCAAGTCGATGAAGAGAATCAGTTGATTTGGTGCAATTCTGCGGCTGTGCAACTGTTGGGGATCAATCAGGGCGATGACTATGCTCCACGGCTATTGTTGGAGTTAGTGCGATCGTATGAACTGGATGCTCTGATCGAAAAAGCGCGGGAAAAAGGTCAACCCCATCAGCGCGAATGGCGATTTTATCCGGCTTCTGCCGATGCTGAAAACCTCTCTCAAGCGCGCTCAACTCCGCTGCGAGGGCTGGCTTTTCCACTTCAAGGTGGAGAAGTGGGTGTTTTCTTAGAAGACCGCCAAGAAGCGGTTACTCTATCGCAACAACGCGATCGCTGGACTTCTGATGTCGCCCATGAGCTTAAAACTCCCCTGACTTCGATTCGACTGGTTGCCGAAACCCTGCAATCTCGCATCGATCCCCCAAATCGTCAGTGGGTGGATCGCCTGCTCAATGAAACCTTGCGCTTAAGTCGTTTAGTTCAAGACTTGCTGGATCTGAGCCAACTGGATCTCAATCCGGCGCAGCGATTGAAGTTAAAGCAAACGGATCTCGTCACACTGATCAATGCTGCTTGGCAAAGCTTAGAACCGATCGCAAGTGAAAAACAAGTACAATTTTATTACAGTGGTCTAGCATCTGTGATCGTTCGCGCAGATGAGGCTCGAATGCACCGCGTTTTTCTCAACTTACTGGATAACAGCCTCAAGTACAGCCCAAACAAAGGGATCATTCGGATCGAAACCAGTGTAAACGACCAATCAGTTTCCCCCCAGATTCAAGTCGATCTCGTTGATGCTGGCGCAGGATTTCCTGAAGACGCTATCCCTCATATCTTTGAACGCTTTTATCGAGCTGATCCTTCCCGAGTTCGTTCGACTCAAGGGCGAGAAGCAATGCAGCCAACCAGCGGCAGTGGTTTGGGACTTGCGATTGTCCGACAAATCATTGAAGCCCATCAAGGCACTGTGCGTGCACAAAACCATCCTGAAACGGGAGGGGCATGGGTACAAGTCATTCTGCCCTATGAGCGAACTTCATAA
- a CDS encoding pseudouridine synthase — MTERVQKILSQWGIASRRQAEQMILEGRVRLNGAIAELGQKADPDLDQVEVDGQVIYPQDRPEFLYLLLNKPVGVVTTCHDPQDRRTVLELLPEDLRQGQGLHPIGRLDVESTGALLLTNDGALTHYLTHPRHHIAKTYDVEVVGQLSSSALRQWREGVMLDDRKTLPATVNILNRNSSGTLLRVVLREGRNRQIRRIAEQLGYPVVRLHRIAIGDVLLQPPSKSTLRPGQYRSLEKFEIRLLKQGMTLPERLPAQMKEQRR; from the coding sequence ATGACCGAAAGAGTACAAAAAATTCTTTCACAATGGGGAATCGCCTCCCGACGGCAGGCGGAACAGATGATTCTCGAAGGACGAGTTCGGCTGAATGGCGCGATCGCCGAATTGGGACAAAAAGCTGACCCTGACCTAGACCAAGTCGAAGTCGATGGGCAAGTGATTTACCCCCAAGATCGCCCCGAATTTCTCTATTTACTCCTCAATAAACCTGTAGGAGTGGTCACGACCTGCCACGATCCGCAAGACCGCCGTACTGTTCTTGAGCTTCTCCCTGAAGACTTAAGACAGGGGCAAGGTCTTCACCCGATAGGGCGGTTAGATGTAGAATCGACCGGAGCGCTTTTATTGACCAACGATGGCGCATTGACTCATTATCTGACTCATCCGCGCCATCACATTGCGAAAACCTATGATGTCGAAGTGGTGGGACAATTGTCTAGTTCCGCTCTGCGGCAATGGCGAGAAGGCGTAATGTTAGACGATCGAAAGACTTTGCCTGCAACTGTGAACATTCTAAACCGGAATTCCTCTGGTACACTATTGCGAGTTGTCTTACGAGAAGGTCGAAATCGGCAAATTCGGCGCATTGCTGAGCAGTTAGGTTATCCTGTTGTTCGGCTTCACCGAATCGCGATTGGGGATGTTTTACTCCAGCCACCGAGCAAATCTACCTTGCGCCCAGGACAATATCGCTCACTCGAAAAGTTTGAAATTCGCTTGTTGAAGCAGGGAATGACCCTCCCAGAGAGGTTGCCAGCACAGATGAAGGAGCAGCGCAGATGA
- a CDS encoding IMS domain-containing protein has translation MRIPLDYYRILGLPMQATADQLKQAHRDRTLQLPRREYSEAAIATRRSLLDQAYAVLSDPEQRKQVDETLLSTQYESDSDAITIEIDDQQLIGGLLILQELGEYELVLKIGRPYLSSGTATIKDGRFGDPRIVLSDIVLTIALACLELGREQWQQGQYESAAEALETGQELLLREGLFAGVRGEIQSDLYKLRPYRILELLALPESEANDRQHGLRLLKDMLRERGGIDGTGNDQSGLSIDDFLRFIQQLRGYLSAEEQQALFEEESRRPSAVATYLAVYSLLARGFAEHQPALIRRAKGMLSRLGSRQDVHLEQSVCALLLGQTEEASRVLELSQEYEPLAFIRENSQGAPDLLPGLCLYSERWLQDEVFPHFRDLAKREALLKEYFADEQVQAYLEELPADGEVVADWSLGERGLHRELISSVSRNGRSRSQTFVTEENLGGYRSATATLTAETAPLPAAERSAKLGSNGARTKPRSERPRNGRPRPTQSRYQAPDHDESTAPPRESRRSRWLLLLLGVAMAMGLGFLMIRALRAILSPGTPAVDPLLVQLDQPIVNLKPAEQPVSLTGEMNVALAQTAIETWLNAKKAAMGSNHDPSKLTQVLAEPKLAEWQRASDEAKRENQHIEYDHAVKVDTVEVSPTDPTQAIAKATVTEVRKYFSPGQPAETQTDRDMTVSYTLVRQDNQWRIKTWQ, from the coding sequence GTGCGTATACCGCTCGACTACTACCGAATTTTAGGTCTGCCGATGCAAGCGACGGCAGACCAACTGAAGCAAGCTCATCGCGATCGCACTTTACAACTCCCGCGCCGCGAGTACTCGGAAGCTGCCATTGCCACGCGCCGCAGCCTTTTAGATCAAGCTTATGCGGTGTTGTCTGATCCAGAGCAGCGTAAACAAGTAGACGAAACGCTACTCAGTACTCAGTACGAATCAGACAGCGATGCGATCACGATCGAGATTGACGATCAGCAACTCATTGGTGGATTGCTGATTCTCCAAGAGCTGGGTGAATATGAATTAGTTCTGAAGATCGGTCGTCCTTACCTCAGTAGCGGAACCGCAACGATTAAAGATGGGCGCTTTGGTGATCCCCGGATTGTATTGTCGGATATTGTATTGACGATCGCGCTTGCGTGTCTCGAACTGGGTCGGGAGCAATGGCAACAAGGACAGTATGAAAGTGCCGCCGAAGCGCTGGAAACTGGGCAAGAATTGCTGTTACGAGAAGGCTTATTTGCGGGAGTGCGGGGTGAGATTCAGTCTGATTTGTATAAACTGCGACCCTACCGGATTTTGGAACTCTTAGCGCTGCCGGAAAGTGAGGCGAACGATCGTCAGCACGGGTTGCGCTTATTGAAAGACATGCTGCGAGAACGGGGCGGCATTGATGGAACCGGAAACGATCAGTCTGGGTTAAGCATTGATGACTTTTTGCGGTTTATTCAACAATTGCGCGGTTATTTGAGCGCGGAAGAACAACAAGCCCTGTTTGAAGAAGAATCGCGTCGTCCTTCAGCTGTCGCAACTTATCTAGCCGTATACTCGCTGTTAGCCAGAGGATTTGCTGAGCATCAGCCTGCCTTGATTCGCCGTGCCAAAGGGATGTTATCGCGGCTAGGCAGTCGGCAAGATGTCCATTTAGAGCAATCGGTCTGTGCCTTACTGCTCGGTCAAACTGAAGAAGCGAGTCGAGTCCTCGAACTGTCTCAAGAATATGAGCCGCTCGCCTTTATTCGTGAAAATTCCCAGGGTGCTCCGGATCTATTGCCCGGACTGTGCCTTTATTCTGAACGGTGGCTTCAAGATGAAGTCTTTCCCCATTTCCGCGATCTAGCGAAGCGCGAAGCCTTGCTGAAAGAGTATTTTGCAGATGAGCAAGTGCAGGCTTATCTCGAAGAACTGCCCGCAGACGGTGAAGTTGTGGCGGATTGGTCTTTAGGAGAGCGCGGACTCCATCGCGAATTGATCTCAAGCGTTAGCCGCAATGGTCGATCGCGCAGTCAAACCTTCGTGACTGAAGAGAACTTGGGGGGCTATCGTTCTGCAACGGCAACGCTGACCGCTGAAACCGCTCCGCTGCCTGCGGCGGAAAGGTCTGCAAAACTTGGTTCAAATGGCGCAAGAACAAAGCCGCGATCGGAACGTCCTCGAAATGGTCGTCCTCGTCCGACTCAATCGCGCTATCAAGCACCGGATCACGATGAATCCACTGCACCTCCTAGAGAAAGCCGTCGATCGCGCTGGTTGCTCCTTTTACTGGGAGTGGCGATGGCGATGGGGTTAGGGTTCCTGATGATTCGCGCACTCAGAGCCATTCTAAGTCCTGGCACTCCAGCAGTTGATCCGCTGCTCGTACAGCTTGATCAGCCCATTGTGAACTTAAAACCCGCAGAACAGCCCGTTTCACTCACGGGAGAGATGAATGTCGCTCTGGCACAAACCGCGATCGAAACTTGGCTCAATGCGAAAAAAGCGGCAATGGGAAGCAATCATGACCCTAGCAAACTGACGCAAGTTTTAGCCGAGCCGAAGTTGGCAGAATGGCAACGTGCATCTGACGAAGCAAAACGCGAAAACCAGCACATTGAATACGATCATGCTGTGAAAGTAGACACGGTAGAGGTCAGCCCGACTGATCCGACTCAAGCGATCGCTAAAGCAACGGTGACGGAAGTTCGTAAATATTTTTCGCCGGGTCAGCCTGCCGAGACTCAGACCGATCGCGATATGACAGTCAGCTACACCCTTGTTCGTCAAGACAATCAGTGGAGAATTAAAACCTGGCAGTAA
- a CDS encoding AEC family transporter, which yields MIGSLVHAYTPLILWTGVGALLFRFLPESFPRFLGRSLYWVGVPWQIFALVRETDFSSNIGIVPAVTIATLGTGLTIAWLALRILIWLKTQVKPAWLDKIEPWFPPLDRASQGTFVIAATIGNTGFVGLGLIPALIGDGDLSWAVFFSVTQNLVGTFGVGVLVASHYGRSETQSTPLTLLRDILTVPTLWAFAAAYFTQSIAFPNWAETLCQSSLLFVIPASFLLMGMRLIQLNGIDSLKAAAVPVALKAVILPSLVAIAVTLLGLNHDARLSLIIMAGVPSAFASLILAEEYNLDHNLAASSIALSTIAILVTIPIWLVISY from the coding sequence ATGATCGGAAGTTTGGTTCACGCTTACACCCCCTTAATCCTTTGGACAGGGGTGGGAGCATTGTTGTTTCGTTTTTTACCAGAATCGTTTCCAAGATTCTTAGGTCGAAGTCTTTACTGGGTCGGTGTTCCTTGGCAGATCTTTGCCCTGGTACGAGAAACAGATTTTTCATCCAATATTGGGATTGTTCCCGCAGTGACGATCGCCACCCTCGGCACAGGGTTAACGATCGCGTGGCTTGCTTTGCGAATTTTGATTTGGCTCAAAACTCAAGTCAAACCCGCTTGGCTCGATAAAATTGAACCTTGGTTTCCGCCGCTTGACCGCGCTTCTCAAGGGACATTTGTGATCGCAGCGACGATCGGCAATACTGGGTTTGTTGGGTTAGGACTTATTCCGGCTTTGATTGGCGATGGAGATCTCAGTTGGGCTGTATTTTTTAGCGTGACGCAAAATCTTGTAGGAACCTTTGGCGTTGGCGTTTTAGTCGCGAGTCACTATGGGCGATCGGAAACTCAAAGTACGCCTTTAACCTTGCTGCGTGACATTTTGACGGTTCCGACGTTATGGGCATTTGCGGCTGCTTATTTTACTCAGTCGATCGCATTTCCCAACTGGGCAGAAACGCTCTGCCAATCGTCGTTATTGTTTGTGATTCCTGCTTCTTTCCTGCTGATGGGGATGCGCTTGATTCAACTGAATGGAATTGATAGTCTGAAAGCAGCGGCTGTCCCGGTTGCCTTGAAAGCAGTCATTTTGCCAAGTTTAGTTGCGATCGCCGTTACCTTATTAGGACTGAATCACGATGCCCGGCTATCGTTAATCATCATGGCAGGCGTTCCCAGTGCCTTTGCCAGCTTGATTTTGGCGGAAGAGTACAACTTAGATCACAACCTGGCAGCGAGTAGCATCGCCCTCAGTACGATCGCCATTCTGGTGACAATTCCGATCTGGCTGGTAATCAGTTATTAG